A genome region from Carassius auratus strain Wakin unplaced genomic scaffold, ASM336829v1 scaf_tig00011275, whole genome shotgun sequence includes the following:
- the LOC113073044 gene encoding uncharacterized protein LOC113073044 yields MNKARVERKVWVGHIYDSLREGYMRSAEFLLKNLPLDNIILTSLSALTPSLIQSDAVVGAFTTLGEALPNVVPPEEIGQLVEECRAYQMDADMLLRVPNYIEGDCLVDVDWWSHVASLKNAERGVKYPTLCKLVKAILSIFTGPLVEGSFNLMDDILESDRCSMNVETYESLAVIKSTLKARNWTASTMNIDQPLRRSCLSSFQNYQLHLKKKKETAQALKKKRLSEAARILSSKEANKLSQQARKTKRPAISSSAQTSTSSAQASTTSAQQALEKRIPPQSSSVQASTSSAQASTTSAQKALEKRRPPQPSSAQVSTSSAPSQFFPLFYQSKASSTMLKRKGSEDQKQCSSKRKK; encoded by the coding sequence ATGAACAAAGCTCGTGTGGAGAGGAAGGTATGGGTTGGACATATCTATGACTCTCTCAGAGAAGGGTATATGAGGTCAGCAGAGTTTCTGCTAAAAAACCTTCCCCTGGATAACATCATATTAACATCACTCTCTGCTCTGACGCCGTCTCTAATTCAATCCGATGCAGTTGTTGGAGCATTCACTACATTAGGAGAGGCCTTGCCAAATGTTGTCCCTCCAGAAGAGATCGGTCAACTGGTTGAAGAATGCCGGGCCTACCAGATGGATGCGGACATGCTTCTTCGTGTACCAAACTACATTGAAGGGGACTGTCTAGTTGATGTAGACTGGTGGAGCCATGTTGCTTCTTTGAAAAATGCAGAGAGAGGTGTGAAGTATCCCACCCTGTGCAAACTTGTTAAAGCGATTCTGTCCATTTTTACAGGCCCCTTGGTGGAAGGATCATTCAATTTAATGGATGATATCCTAGAGTCTGACAGGTGCTCCATGAATGTGGAAACATACGAGAGCCTCGCAGTGATCAAGTCCACACTTAAGGCCAGGAACTGGACAGCCTCAACTATGAACATTGACCAGCCTTTAAGGCGATCCTGCCTTTCCTCATTCCAAAACTACcaattacatttaaagaaaaagaaagagactgcACAGGCACTAAAGAAGAAAAGGCTTAGTGAGGCAGCAAGGATTCTATCCTCAAAGGAGGCAAACAAATTGTCTCAACAGGCCCGAAAAACCAAAAGGCCAGCAATATCCTCCTCTGCACAAACCTCCACCTCCTCTGCACAAGCCTCCACCACCTCTGCTCAACAGGCCCTGGAAAAAAGAATACCACCCCAATCCTCCTCTGTACAAGCCTCCACTTCCTCTGCACAAGCCTCCACCACCTCTGCTCAAAAGGCCCTTGAAAAAAGAAGACCACCCCAACCCTCCTCTGCACAAGTCTCCACATCATCTGCACCATCACagttttttcctctcttttatcAATCCAAAGCATCATCAACCATGTTAAAAAGGAAAGGTTCCGAGGACCAAAAACAATGTTCATCAAAAAGGAAGAAATGA